The region TGCTTCGGAAACAGCCTGGTCCGTATCACCACAAATACCGGCTAGAAGCACGGTTTGACGATCGGTAGTTGCGTCGCAATTTCTCGCCGTCTCGGCAGCCAGTTCCAATACCGGCTGAAACAGCCCGTATTGCGGCTGACGAATTTCAAACTGAGTCGTGTGAACTCCTACGGCCAAGCCGCCTGCCCCAGCAGCGTGATAGTATCTTGCTAGCGCACGTTGGCGTCGCTCGTCCAATTTGTAATCGGAAGTCAGTGCCAGTGGGTGAGCAGGAATAGCAATACCAGAGCGGATAGCGTCCATTACCCACGGCTGAGGTAACGGGAAGCGGTTGTAATGCGTGAGTGAAGATGCTTTAGAAGGCTCCATTGCGCACCTCGAAATGCGTTGGTTTGTTGAGCAGACGTCCGTCGCGTGAGACCCAATTGGCAGTTTGCTGGAGGATGGTATTGGTCGAAGTCTCCGGTATTCCTAGCTGTCGCCACGTTTCAGTGGAGTTACTCAACAGCGCGGTTGGAGCTTCTTCGCCGACGAAACTGACTTGTTTTCCTATCAGCTTTCCGAACTCTTCCGCGATACTTCGCACAGACAATGTTTCTTCGCCGGTCAAATTGATGACATGCGACGGAGAAGCGGCCAAAGCCAAACTCCGAAGAATCGCATCGTTGGCATCGCCTTGCCAGACGCAGTTTAGATATCCGCAAGTAAGGTCGATCGGAGTGCCTGACTGAACTTTGGTTGCGATATCGACCAGGACGCCGTAGCGGAGGTCGACCGCGTAGTTGAGCCGAACCAAAACGACTTCAGTGCCATTAGCGACGGAATAATGCTGAAACACTCGTTCACGACCGAGGGCCGCTTGAGCATACTCGCCGATAGGGCCAACAGGATCTGTCTCACGCGAACCGCCAGATTCGATTGGCGAAAAAGGATAAACGTTGCCCGTCGATAAGGCCACAAAGCGAGAGCGAGGAAATCGCTCAAGGACATTCGCTGGGACAATGGTATTGGCCATCCATGTCTGCGATGGATTGGTACTCGTCCCGAATTTTGAGCCTACGAGAAAGATGATATTGTCAGCTTCCGGCAGTTGTTCGACAGAAGCACGATCCAAAAGGTCGACCTTATGGGTGCAAACGCCCTGGTCGTTTAACCACTGTTCGGATCGACTATCGGAAAAGCGACTTGCCGCAATAACCTGACAGTCGGATCCTGCTTC is a window of Bremerella sp. TYQ1 DNA encoding:
- a CDS encoding NAD(P)-dependent oxidoreductase — its product is MTDSESPMIEINDEDQLDQWLTTPSQALIEFMRQLRGDILILGAGGKMGPSLAVKARRAVTEAGSDCQVIAASRFSDSRSEQWLNDQGVCTHKVDLLDRASVEQLPEADNIIFLVGSKFGTSTNPSQTWMANTIVPANVLERFPRSRFVALSTGNVYPFSPIESGGSRETDPVGPIGEYAQAALGRERVFQHYSVANGTEVVLVRLNYAVDLRYGVLVDIATKVQSGTPIDLTCGYLNCVWQGDANDAILRSLALAASPSHVINLTGEETLSVRSIAEEFGKLIGKQVSFVGEEAPTALLSNSTETWRQLGIPETSTNTILQQTANWVSRDGRLLNKPTHFEVRNGAF